In one Denitratisoma sp. genomic region, the following are encoded:
- the hemB gene encoding porphobilinogen synthase, translating to MSLSGVFPSTRMRRMRRDDFSRRLMREHHLTADDLIYPVFVLEGKGIAEPVGSMPGVFRHSLDRLLKVAEEAAQLGVPALALFPVIDQSLKSLGAEEAYNPDGLVPRVVKALKREFPQLGVITDIALDPYTSHGQDGLIDDEGYVLNDETLEVLAKQALNHAQAGVDVVAPSDMMDGRIGRIRAELDGQRQIYTRILAYSAKYASSFYGPFRDAVGSAGNLGKGNKYTYQMDPANTDEALREVGLDIAEGADMVMVKPGLPYLDIVRRVKDEFKVPTCVYQVSGEYAMLKAAGQNGWIDEKACALEALLSMKRAGADAILTYFALDAAKWLRDGK from the coding sequence ATGAGCTTATCAGGCGTTTTCCCCTCGACACGCATGCGCCGCATGCGCCGCGACGATTTCTCTCGCCGGCTGATGCGGGAGCATCATCTGACGGCCGACGATCTGATTTATCCGGTGTTCGTGCTGGAGGGCAAGGGCATCGCCGAACCGGTGGGCTCCATGCCGGGCGTCTTCCGCCATTCCCTCGACCGGCTGCTGAAAGTGGCGGAAGAGGCGGCGCAGCTCGGCGTGCCGGCGCTGGCGCTGTTTCCGGTGATCGATCAGTCCCTGAAATCGTTGGGCGCGGAAGAAGCCTACAACCCCGATGGCCTGGTCCCGCGTGTCGTGAAAGCGCTGAAGAGGGAGTTTCCCCAACTCGGGGTGATTACCGACATTGCACTCGATCCCTATACCAGCCATGGACAGGATGGCCTCATCGACGACGAAGGCTATGTGCTCAACGACGAAACGCTGGAAGTGCTGGCGAAGCAGGCGCTGAACCATGCGCAAGCCGGCGTCGACGTGGTGGCGCCCTCCGACATGATGGACGGGCGCATCGGACGTATCCGTGCCGAACTGGATGGCCAGCGGCAGATCTACACGCGCATCCTGGCCTACTCCGCCAAATACGCATCGAGCTTCTATGGGCCTTTCCGCGACGCCGTCGGCTCGGCGGGCAATCTCGGCAAGGGCAACAAATACACCTACCAGATGGACCCGGCGAACACCGACGAAGCGCTGCGGGAAGTCGGCCTCGACATCGCCGAGGGTGCGGACATGGTGATGGTGAAGCCCGGTCTGCCCTATCTGGACATCGTGCGCCGCGTGAAGGACGAGTTCAAGGTGCCGACCTGCGTCTATCAGGTGAGCGGAGAGTACGCCATGCTGAAGGCGGCCGGCCAGAACGGATGGATCGACGAGAAGGCCTGCGCGCTGGAGGCGCTGCTGTCCATGAAGCGCGCCGGTGCCGACGCGATCCTCACCTACTTCGCCCTCGATGCGGCGAAGTGGCTCAGGGACGGGAAGTAA
- a CDS encoding ribonuclease domain-containing protein, giving the protein MMLRLCFLLLSILAAGPATAREPYVAQGIPSVQAAALPGEARQTLTLIKQGGPFPYRKDGSVFGNFERRLPARPHGYYREYTVPTPGSRDRGARRIVAGRGNTGDVRTSGEYYFTNDHYRSFRKIRE; this is encoded by the coding sequence GTGATGCTGCGCCTTTGTTTTTTGCTGCTGTCGATTCTCGCCGCGGGCCCGGCCACGGCGCGTGAACCATATGTCGCTCAAGGCATTCCGTCGGTCCAGGCCGCAGCCCTCCCCGGCGAAGCCCGGCAAACGCTGACACTGATCAAGCAGGGCGGTCCCTTTCCCTACCGCAAGGACGGCTCGGTCTTTGGCAATTTCGAGCGGCGACTGCCCGCCCGTCCGCATGGCTACTACCGCGAGTACACCGTTCCAACCCCCGGATCGCGCGACCGCGGCGCACGGCGCATCGTCGCCGGACGGGGCAACACGGGCGATGTGCGGACTTCGGGGGAGTATTATTTCACCAACGATCACTACCGCAGCTTCCGGAAGATACGCGAATGA
- a CDS encoding DUF502 domain-containing protein, whose amino-acid sequence MKKYFITGLLIWVPLAITAWVLALIVKTMDQTLLLLPAAIRPENLLGVYIPGIGVIATLLIVFLTGLVTANIIGQRLLRFWEGVLSRIPVVKSVYYSVKQVSDTLFSSSGEAFRKALLVQYPREGIWTIAFQTGQPGGDVLNHLPGEYVSVYVPTTPNPTSGFFLMLPRKDIIELEMSVDEALKYIISMGVVAPPLRNSAGRAQNQ is encoded by the coding sequence ATGAAAAAATACTTCATCACCGGCTTGCTGATCTGGGTTCCCCTGGCGATCACCGCCTGGGTGCTGGCGCTCATCGTCAAGACGATGGACCAGACGTTGCTGCTGCTGCCCGCCGCAATCCGACCAGAAAACCTGCTGGGCGTCTACATCCCCGGCATCGGCGTGATCGCCACGCTCCTGATCGTGTTCCTCACCGGGCTGGTCACCGCCAATATCATCGGTCAGCGTCTGCTGCGCTTCTGGGAGGGTGTGCTATCGCGTATTCCGGTGGTCAAGTCGGTCTATTACAGCGTCAAGCAGGTATCCGATACCCTCTTCTCGTCAAGCGGCGAGGCATTTCGCAAGGCGTTGCTCGTGCAATACCCACGGGAAGGCATATGGACCATCGCCTTCCAGACAGGCCAACCGGGGGGCGACGTCCTCAACCACCTGCCCGGTGAATACGTCAGCGTCTACGTTCCAACCACCCCCAATCCCACTTCCGGCTTCTTCCTCATGCTGCCGCGCAAGGACATCATTGAACTCGAGATGAGCGTCGACGAAGCCCTCAAGTACATCATCTCGATGGGGGTCGTGGCGCCCCCTCTGCGCAATTCCGCCGGACGGGCACAGAATCAATAA
- the aspS gene encoding aspartate--tRNA ligase: protein MRTHYCGLVNAAHLDQTVTLCGWAHRRRDHGGVIFIDLRDREGLVQVVCDPDRKETFATAERIRNEFVLKITGLVRRRPEGTANPNLTSGEIEVLAQDIEILNHAATPPFQLDEDNLSENVRLTHRVVDLRRPQMQRNMMLRYKVAMAFRRFLDAQGFIDIETPMLTKSTPEGARDYLVPSRVHAGQFFALPQSPQLFKQMLMVAGFDRYYQITKCFRDEDLRADRQPEFTQVDIETSFLTETEITAIMEELIRTVFKETLNVDLPNPFPRLSHAEAMARYGSDKPDLRVKLEFTELTDLMKTVDFKVFRAAAGLADGRVAALRIPGGGSFTRKEIDDYTAFVGIYGAKGLAYIKVNEKAKGIEGLQSPILKFLPADIVTQIIERTGAADGDLVFFGADRAKVVNDALGALRVKIGHEKGAAGGYLETGWRPLWVVDFPMFEYDEEDKRWVALHHPFTSPKDGHEAFIDTDPGKCLAKAYDLALNGWEIGGGSVRIHREEIQSKVFRALAIGAEEAEQKFGFLLDALKYGAPPHGGLAFGLDRIVTMMTGAESIRDVIAFPKTQRAQCLLTNAPGPADEKQLRELHIRLRQTETPKPTAD, encoded by the coding sequence ATGCGTACTCACTATTGCGGCCTCGTCAATGCCGCCCACCTCGACCAAACCGTTACCCTCTGCGGCTGGGCGCACCGCCGCCGCGACCACGGCGGCGTCATCTTCATCGACCTGCGCGACCGCGAGGGGCTGGTGCAGGTGGTGTGCGACCCGGACCGCAAGGAGACCTTCGCCACCGCCGAGCGTATCCGCAACGAGTTCGTGCTGAAGATCACCGGCCTGGTGCGCCGCCGCCCGGAAGGCACCGCCAATCCCAACCTGACCAGCGGCGAGATCGAGGTGCTGGCGCAGGACATCGAGATCCTCAACCACGCCGCCACGCCGCCCTTCCAACTCGACGAGGACAACCTGTCGGAGAACGTGCGCCTGACGCACCGCGTGGTCGACCTGCGCCGCCCGCAGATGCAGAGGAACATGATGCTGCGCTACAAGGTGGCGATGGCCTTCCGCCGCTTCCTCGATGCACAGGGCTTCATCGACATCGAGACGCCGATGCTGACCAAGTCCACCCCCGAGGGCGCGCGCGACTACTTGGTGCCCTCCCGCGTGCACGCCGGCCAGTTCTTTGCCCTGCCGCAGTCGCCGCAGCTGTTCAAGCAGATGCTGATGGTTGCCGGCTTCGACCGCTACTACCAGATCACCAAGTGCTTCCGCGACGAAGACTTGCGTGCCGACCGTCAGCCGGAATTCACCCAGGTCGATATCGAGACGTCCTTCCTGACCGAGACCGAGATCACGGCAATCATGGAAGAGCTGATCCGGACTGTGTTCAAGGAAACCCTGAACGTCGACCTGCCGAATCCCTTCCCGCGCCTCAGCCATGCCGAAGCAATGGCGCGCTACGGCTCGGACAAGCCGGACCTGCGCGTCAAGCTGGAATTTACGGAACTCACCGATCTCATGAAGACGGTGGACTTCAAGGTCTTCCGCGCTGCGGCCGGACTGGCCGACGGGCGCGTGGCAGCCCTGCGCATCCCGGGCGGCGGCAGTTTCACGCGCAAGGAGATCGACGACTACACCGCATTCGTCGGCATCTACGGCGCCAAGGGCCTCGCCTACATCAAGGTCAACGAGAAGGCGAAAGGCATCGAAGGCCTGCAGTCGCCCATCCTGAAATTCCTGCCGGCGGACATCGTCACTCAGATCATCGAGCGCACCGGCGCCGCAGACGGCGACCTGGTATTCTTCGGCGCCGACCGCGCCAAGGTCGTTAACGATGCCCTGGGCGCATTGCGCGTCAAGATTGGTCACGAGAAGGGCGCGGCAGGCGGCTATCTGGAAACCGGCTGGCGGCCGCTGTGGGTGGTCGATTTCCCGATGTTCGAATACGACGAGGAAGACAAGCGCTGGGTGGCCCTGCACCATCCCTTCACCTCGCCCAAGGACGGCCACGAGGCGTTCATCGACACGGATCCCGGCAAGTGCCTGGCCAAGGCCTACGACCTGGCCCTCAACGGCTGGGAAATCGGCGGCGGCTCCGTGCGTATCCATCGCGAGGAAATCCAGTCGAAGGTGTTCCGCGCGCTCGCCATCGGCGCCGAGGAGGCCGAGCAGAAATTCGGCTTCCTGCTCGACGCCCTCAAGTACGGTGCGCCGCCGCACGGCGGCCTCGCGTTCGGCCTCGACCGCATCGTCACCATGATGACCGGCGCCGAGTCGATCCGCGACGTGATCGCCTTCCCGAAGACCCAGCGCGCCCAGTGCCTGCTCACCAACGCGCCCGGACCGGCCGACGAGAAGCAGCTGCGCGAGCTGCATATCCGTCTGCGCCAGACCGAAACCCCAAAGCCCACGGCAGACTGA
- the slmA gene encoding nucleoid occlusion factor SlmA, with amino-acid sequence MAARSGERKLQILQTIAELLQDPRGEKITTALLAKKLDVSEAALYRHFASKAQMYDGLIEFIENSLFSVINKIGSEEQSGVKQAELIVALLLGFAQKNRGLTRVLIGDALVNEDDRLQARINQLLDRVEAALKQALRIAATSNELPQGEDAAAAANLCLCYVIGRWQLFVKSGFTREPMSHWPQQWPMLLAGCLSQPA; translated from the coding sequence ATGGCCGCCAGATCGGGGGAACGCAAGCTGCAGATCCTGCAGACCATCGCGGAGCTGCTGCAGGATCCCAGGGGAGAGAAAATCACCACGGCGCTCCTGGCCAAAAAGCTGGATGTCTCGGAAGCTGCGCTCTACAGGCATTTCGCCAGCAAGGCGCAGATGTACGACGGCCTTATCGAGTTCATCGAGAACAGCCTCTTCTCGGTCATCAACAAGATCGGCAGCGAGGAGCAATCCGGCGTGAAGCAGGCCGAGTTGATCGTCGCCCTGCTGCTGGGGTTTGCGCAAAAGAACCGCGGCCTGACGCGGGTGCTGATCGGGGATGCCTTGGTAAACGAAGACGACCGCCTGCAGGCGCGCATCAACCAGTTGCTCGATCGCGTCGAAGCCGCGCTCAAGCAGGCCCTGCGCATCGCCGCCACCAGCAACGAGCTGCCGCAGGGCGAGGATGCCGCGGCAGCAGCCAACCTGTGCCTGTGCTACGTCATCGGTCGCTGGCAACTCTTCGTCAAGAGCGGGTTCACGCGCGAGCCGATGTCGCACTGGCCGCAGCAGTGGCCGATGCTGCTGGCCGGTTGCCTGTCGCAGCCGGCGTAA
- a CDS encoding pyrimidine 5'-nucleotidase yields MSSAGRRVWLFDLDNTLHDADPHIFPHINRAMTAYVAQQAGLDETAASALRETYWRRYGATLLGLMRHHGTDPHHFLHHTHQFDDLSGMVVYERALHQVLRRLPGAKIVFSNAPRHYAEAVLDIMGVRQAFDAVCSIENMRFRPKPGIHGFLHLVREHRLDPSHCILVEDSAENLKTAKRLGMRTVWISREARRPAWVDLRLKSVLELPRRIGALG; encoded by the coding sequence GTGAGCTCGGCAGGCAGACGGGTCTGGCTGTTCGACCTCGACAACACGCTGCATGACGCCGACCCGCACATCTTTCCGCACATCAATCGGGCCATGACGGCCTACGTGGCACAGCAGGCCGGCCTCGACGAGACGGCAGCCTCGGCCTTGCGCGAAACCTATTGGCGACGCTACGGCGCCACGCTGCTGGGACTGATGCGCCACCACGGTACGGATCCGCACCATTTCCTCCACCACACCCACCAGTTCGACGACCTTTCCGGCATGGTGGTCTATGAGCGGGCACTGCACCAGGTCCTGCGCCGGCTGCCCGGCGCCAAGATCGTCTTCTCCAATGCCCCGCGGCATTACGCCGAGGCAGTGCTCGACATCATGGGCGTGCGGCAGGCGTTCGATGCCGTCTGCTCGATCGAAAACATGCGCTTCCGGCCCAAGCCCGGGATCCACGGTTTCCTGCACCTGGTCCGCGAGCACCGCCTCGATCCATCGCACTGCATCTTGGTCGAGGACAGCGCGGAAAACCTGAAGACCGCCAAGCGGCTCGGCATGCGCACAGTCTGGATCAGCCGCGAGGCACGCCGCCCCGCCTGGGTCGACCTCAGGCTAAAATCCGTGCTCGAACTGCCGCGCCGCATAGGCGCGCTGGGATAA
- a CDS encoding type II secretion system F family protein, giving the protein MATATKTAKKDAGIKEYTFAWEGKDKTGKLMRGEMRAGGEALVHATLRRQGILVSKVKKQAFKRGGKITEKDITLFTRQLATMMKAGVPLLQAFDIVGKGASNQAVAKLLMEVKADVETGSSLNQAFRKFPLYFDALFCNLVAAGEAAGILDSLLDRLATYKEKILAIKSKIKSALFYPIAVIVVAVVITAVIMIFVIPAFKEVFKSFGADLPAPTLMVIAMSDFMVANWYIVFGILGGSLYGFFFMWKRSEKMQIVMDRLFLRLPIFGDIIRKATMARWARTLSTMFAAGVPLVEALDSVGGASGNYVYKMATKQIQSEVSTGTNLTVAMQNANVFPNMVIQMVSIGEESGQLDAMLSKVADFFEAEVDDAVEAMSSLMEPMIMVVLGTLIGGMVVAMYLPIFKLGAVV; this is encoded by the coding sequence ATGGCAACCGCGACAAAAACAGCAAAGAAAGATGCCGGCATCAAGGAATACACCTTTGCCTGGGAGGGCAAGGACAAGACCGGCAAGCTGATGCGGGGCGAAATGCGTGCCGGCGGCGAGGCGCTCGTCCATGCCACGTTGCGCCGCCAGGGCATCCTGGTCAGCAAGGTCAAGAAACAAGCCTTCAAGCGTGGCGGCAAGATCACGGAAAAGGACATCACGCTCTTCACGCGCCAACTGGCCACCATGATGAAGGCGGGCGTGCCGCTGCTGCAAGCCTTCGACATCGTCGGCAAGGGGGCCTCCAATCAGGCGGTCGCCAAGTTGCTGATGGAAGTCAAAGCAGATGTCGAAACGGGATCATCGCTGAATCAGGCCTTCCGCAAATTTCCGCTCTACTTCGATGCCTTGTTCTGCAACCTGGTCGCCGCCGGCGAGGCCGCTGGCATTCTAGACTCCCTCCTTGACCGCCTGGCGACGTACAAGGAAAAGATTCTTGCAATCAAGAGCAAAATCAAGTCGGCGTTGTTCTATCCAATCGCGGTCATTGTCGTTGCCGTGGTTATCACAGCGGTGATCATGATTTTCGTGATCCCGGCGTTCAAGGAGGTCTTCAAGAGTTTCGGTGCCGACCTGCCGGCACCGACTCTGATGGTCATCGCCATGTCGGACTTCATGGTGGCCAACTGGTATATCGTCTTCGGCATCCTGGGGGGATCGCTATACGGTTTCTTCTTCATGTGGAAGCGCTCGGAAAAGATGCAGATCGTCATGGACCGGCTGTTTCTGCGGCTACCCATTTTTGGCGACATCATCCGCAAGGCGACCATGGCAAGGTGGGCGCGCACCTTGTCGACCATGTTCGCCGCCGGAGTACCACTGGTGGAGGCATTGGATTCGGTCGGCGGCGCTTCGGGCAATTATGTTTATAAGATGGCGACAAAGCAGATACAGTCGGAAGTCAGCACCGGAACCAACCTGACCGTAGCCATGCAGAACGCCAACGTCTTTCCCAACATGGTGATTCAGATGGTTTCCATCGGCGAAGAATCCGGCCAGCTTGACGCCATGCTGAGCAAGGTGGCCGATTTCTTCGAAGCCGAAGTGGACGACGCAGTCGAAGCCATGTCCAGCCTGATGGAACCGATGATCATGGTGGTGCTGGGCACGCTGATCGGTGGCATGGTGGTAGCCATGTACCTGCCGATCTTCAAGCTGGGCGCCGTGGTCTGA
- the argB gene encoding acetylglutamate kinase, whose protein sequence is MTDTTLSPAVEAGILAAALPYIRRFQDKTIVVKYGGNAMTDENLKHCFARDVVLLKLVGMNPVVVHGGGPQIDDLLKRVGKQGQFIQGMRVTDPETMALVEMVLGGQVNKEIVALINQHGGKAVGLTGKDGSFIRARKLLMPNKDNPTDMLDIGQVGDITAIDPSLIAFLDSGDFIPVIAPIGVGEDGESYNINADVVAGKLAEILKAEKLVLLTNTPGVLDQNGKLLTGLTPKQIDDLVADGTLSGGMLPKIGSALDAARSGVRNVHIIDGRVEHALLLEILTDHGVGTMIKSK, encoded by the coding sequence ATGACCGACACTACCCTTTCCCCGGCAGTCGAAGCCGGCATTCTCGCCGCCGCCCTGCCCTATATCCGCCGCTTTCAGGACAAGACCATTGTCGTCAAATACGGCGGCAATGCCATGACAGACGAAAATCTGAAGCACTGCTTCGCGCGCGACGTGGTTCTGCTGAAACTGGTCGGCATGAATCCGGTGGTCGTGCATGGCGGGGGGCCGCAGATCGACGATCTGCTCAAGCGCGTCGGCAAGCAGGGGCAGTTCATCCAGGGCATGCGCGTCACCGACCCCGAAACCATGGCGCTGGTCGAAATGGTCCTCGGCGGCCAGGTCAACAAGGAGATCGTCGCCCTCATCAACCAGCACGGCGGCAAGGCGGTCGGCTTGACCGGCAAAGATGGCAGCTTCATCCGCGCCAGGAAGCTGCTCATGCCGAACAAGGACAACCCGACCGACATGCTCGACATCGGACAGGTCGGCGACATCACCGCCATCGATCCGAGCCTGATCGCCTTCCTCGATTCCGGCGATTTCATTCCCGTCATCGCACCGATCGGTGTCGGCGAGGATGGCGAATCCTACAACATCAATGCCGACGTGGTGGCGGGGAAGCTGGCAGAAATCCTCAAGGCAGAGAAACTGGTGCTGCTGACCAACACGCCTGGCGTGCTCGACCAGAACGGCAAGCTTCTCACCGGACTGACGCCGAAGCAGATCGACGATCTCGTCGCGGACGGCACCCTCTCCGGCGGCATGCTGCCGAAGATCGGCTCGGCGCTGGACGCCGCACGCAGCGGCGTAAGGAATGTTCACATCATCGATGGTCGCGTCGAGCACGCCCTGCTGCTGGAAATCCTCACGGACCATGGCGTCGGCACCATGATCAAGAGCAAGTGA
- the yihA gene encoding ribosome biogenesis GTP-binding protein YihA/YsxC → MSLFANAVFAISAEKLSDLPAPSGAEIVFAGRSNAGKSSAINTLAGMTRLAFVSKTPGRTQLINFFRLRNGAFLVDLPGYGYADVPEKIRRHWKSVLAAYLSTRTSICGLVLIMDARRPLTDLDRQMLEWFGPTGKPIHILLTKADKLTRTEATKTLQAARAELAPWADQVSVQLFSSLKKSGVEEAEKIIGSWLVPDEAAAEKRSAPG, encoded by the coding sequence ATGTCCCTGTTTGCCAATGCGGTTTTCGCGATCTCTGCTGAAAAACTGAGCGACCTGCCGGCTCCCTCTGGCGCGGAAATCGTTTTCGCAGGCAGATCCAATGCCGGTAAGTCGAGCGCAATCAATACCCTGGCGGGAATGACACGGCTGGCCTTCGTCAGCAAGACGCCCGGGCGCACGCAACTGATCAACTTTTTCCGGCTGCGCAACGGAGCATTCCTCGTGGACCTGCCCGGCTATGGCTATGCCGACGTGCCGGAAAAGATACGCCGTCATTGGAAGAGCGTTTTGGCCGCCTACCTGTCGACGCGCACCAGCATCTGCGGCCTGGTGCTCATCATGGATGCGCGACGGCCCCTGACGGATCTCGATCGCCAGATGCTCGAGTGGTTCGGTCCGACCGGCAAGCCGATTCATATCCTGCTGACGAAAGCGGACAAGCTGACGCGCACCGAAGCGACGAAAACCCTGCAAGCCGCCCGCGCGGAATTGGCCCCATGGGCCGATCAGGTGAGCGTGCAACTTTTCTCGAGCCTGAAGAAATCCGGTGTAGAAGAAGCGGAGAAGATCATCGGCAGTTGGCTCGTCCCCGACGAAGCGGCGGCGGAAAAAAGAAGTGCCCCCGGCTAA
- a CDS encoding FmdB family zinc ribbon protein, which yields MPIYEYRCGTCGFQKEYLQKLNDAPLTTCPECGKETFSKMLTAAGFQLKGSGWYATDFKGCPTKTESKQEGDKAPAPSCNGCACAGNG from the coding sequence ATGCCGATCTATGAATATCGCTGCGGCACCTGCGGGTTCCAGAAGGAATACCTGCAGAAGCTCAATGATGCCCCACTGACGACCTGCCCCGAATGCGGCAAGGAGACTTTCAGCAAGATGCTCACTGCTGCAGGCTTTCAGCTCAAAGGCAGCGGGTGGTATGCCACTGATTTCAAGGGTTGCCCGACCAAGACTGAGTCAAAACAGGAAGGCGACAAAGCCCCGGCGCCAAGTTGTAACGGCTGCGCCTGTGCTGGCAACGGATGA
- a CDS encoding barstar family protein translates to MSQQRYAALLRDLARCGVYHTPPKGMPDLLAAADKSGFAICCIDLSAVRDKNALFERLATALEFPDWFGHNWDALADCLGDLSWLPADGYLILLEHCDGIRASHGADFATALQVFAAASDVWRDERVPFWVLVDMHADGIAYLPGLD, encoded by the coding sequence ATGAGCCAACAGCGCTACGCCGCCCTCCTCCGCGACCTTGCCCGCTGCGGTGTCTATCACACGCCCCCAAAAGGCATGCCTGATCTGCTGGCCGCAGCCGACAAGTCCGGCTTTGCCATTTGCTGCATCGATCTTTCCGCAGTACGCGACAAGAATGCGCTTTTCGAACGACTGGCGACCGCCCTCGAGTTTCCCGACTGGTTCGGCCACAACTGGGATGCGCTCGCCGACTGCCTCGGCGATCTATCCTGGCTGCCGGCGGATGGCTACCTGATCCTGCTGGAGCACTGCGACGGCATTCGCGCCAGCCACGGCGCAGATTTCGCCACGGCGCTCCAGGTTTTTGCTGCCGCTTCCGATGTCTGGCGCGATGAACGCGTGCCGTTCTGGGTGCTGGTGGACATGCACGCCGACGGCATCGCCTATCTGCCGGGGCTCGATTGA
- a CDS encoding Hsp20/alpha crystallin family protein yields MANITRSGSDPFDDFFRGFFVRPVDFGSPVDVPSIKIDVKEQGDAYKVHAELPGIRKEDIHVNIDGSVVSISAERKQEKEVKEGERVLRTERYFGKVSRSFQLGQDIDESKSAAKFNDGVLELTLPKKAAAAAKRLTID; encoded by the coding sequence ATGGCCAATATCACGCGTTCCGGTTCAGACCCCTTCGACGACTTCTTCCGCGGCTTCTTCGTGCGGCCGGTCGACTTTGGCAGCCCTGTTGATGTGCCCTCCATCAAGATCGACGTCAAGGAACAGGGTGACGCCTACAAGGTGCACGCCGAGCTGCCGGGCATCCGGAAGGAGGATATCCACGTCAACATCGACGGCTCCGTCGTTTCGATCAGCGCCGAGCGCAAGCAGGAGAAGGAAGTCAAGGAAGGCGAGCGTGTCCTGCGCACCGAGCGTTATTTCGGCAAGGTCTCACGCAGCTTCCAGCTCGGCCAGGACATCGACGAGTCGAAATCCGCGGCCAAGTTCAACGACGGCGTGCTCGAGTTGACGCTGCCGAAGAAAGCCGCTGCCGCTGCCAAGCGACTGACTATCGACTGA
- the nudB gene encoding dihydroneopterin triphosphate diphosphatase has translation MKKPVSVLVLIHTPDLEVLLLERAAHPGFWQSVTGSQEGDEPLLLTAVREVAEETGISSRPKDLADWRLTNRYEIFPEWRYRYAPGVTENVEHVFSLLVPAPDQVTVAPDEHLGYVWLPWQEAARSVFSWSNRDAILMLPHQIKRA, from the coding sequence TTGAAGAAGCCGGTCTCCGTCCTGGTCCTGATCCATACCCCCGACCTCGAGGTGCTGCTGCTCGAGCGCGCTGCCCACCCGGGGTTCTGGCAGTCGGTGACGGGCAGTCAGGAGGGCGACGAACCCCTCCTGCTCACGGCAGTACGCGAAGTTGCGGAGGAGACCGGTATTTCTTCCCGACCGAAGGACTTGGCCGACTGGCGTCTCACCAACCGCTACGAGATATTCCCGGAATGGCGATATCGCTATGCACCCGGCGTCACCGAAAATGTCGAGCATGTGTTCAGCCTGCTGGTGCCGGCGCCGGACCAGGTCACCGTCGCCCCCGACGAGCACCTCGGCTACGTATGGTTGCCCTGGCAGGAGGCTGCGCGCAGCGTATTCTCCTGGAGCAACCGGGACGCCATCCTCATGCTGCCACACCAAATCAAGCGGGCTTGA
- a CDS encoding A24 family peptidase, protein MSFLLEPVASTAMATLLGLVVGSFLNVVIHRLPKMLEHGWEAECAELRGETPPPSDKLSLASPRSHCPSCGHGIAAWENIPIVSFLFLRGRCRACQARISLRYPLVEALSGVLSGYAIWRFGTSWAGIGALFFIWCMIALTFIDFDTQLLPDSITLPLLWAGLLLNLGGTFSDIRSAVVGAAAGYLSLWAVYWSFKLATGKEGMGYGDFKLLAAVGAWLGWQMLPLTILASSLVGAVVGIALIVFAKHGRNIPIPFGPYLAAAAIIALFWGKPLTQHYLGLF, encoded by the coding sequence ATGAGTTTTCTGCTGGAACCGGTGGCCAGTACCGCCATGGCCACCCTGTTGGGCTTGGTGGTAGGAAGCTTCCTGAACGTCGTCATCCATCGCCTGCCCAAGATGTTGGAGCACGGCTGGGAGGCGGAATGCGCGGAGCTTCGCGGCGAAACGCCGCCACCATCTGATAAATTGTCCCTCGCTTCGCCGCGCTCGCACTGCCCGAGTTGCGGCCATGGCATTGCTGCATGGGAGAACATCCCGATTGTCAGCTTTCTTTTTCTAAGGGGACGCTGTCGGGCCTGTCAAGCCCGCATCAGCCTGCGCTACCCGCTTGTCGAGGCACTATCCGGCGTGCTGTCCGGATACGCGATATGGCGTTTTGGCACAAGCTGGGCCGGCATCGGTGCACTGTTCTTTATCTGGTGCATGATTGCGCTAACGTTTATCGACTTTGACACTCAGTTGCTGCCCGACAGCATCACGCTGCCCTTGCTGTGGGCTGGACTTCTGCTCAACCTGGGCGGAACGTTCTCCGACATCCGGAGCGCCGTGGTGGGCGCCGCAGCCGGCTATCTGTCGCTATGGGCAGTGTATTGGTCCTTCAAGCTGGCCACCGGCAAGGAAGGCATGGGTTACGGCGATTTCAAGCTGCTCGCCGCCGTCGGGGCCTGGCTGGGCTGGCAAATGCTCCCACTGACGATCCTGGCGTCCTCCTTGGTCGGCGCCGTGGTCGGCATCGCCCTGATCGTCTTTGCCAAGCATGGGCGCAACATCCCCATTCCCTTTGGTCCCTACCTGGCTGCCGCAGCCATCATTGCCCTTTTCTGGGGCAAGCCCCTGACCCAGCATTACCTCGGCCTGTTCTGA